In Pirellulales bacterium, the genomic stretch GCCGAGATGGCCGGTGCCGGCGTGTCCGACGCTACGGCTCGAACTATGGCCGCTGCTACTATGGCTGCTGTGGCCGCCGCTGCTGTGTCCGCCACCGCCATGCGCCATCACCAGCGAAGCACTCGTTGAAACCAAACCGACCACCACGACTATCAACAGGTTATTCAAGAAGCGTTTCATGATTCGTCCCCCAACTAAGATTTGGCGTCGGGCTTGCGACATGCAGGCCCTGATGAACTGAAGATGGCCAAACCTGGCCGCAGCCCGACAGCATTTCTCAAAGTTCTGTCGAACCTGAGCCGGGAGCATGGCAAGCCGGCAAACGTAGCAGGCACACTCCGTATGCCGTCTGCCTCCTGTGACGCATCGAGCAAGAGCAGCGCAGACGGCACACGGAGTGTGCCTGCTACTTTACCGCGGCACACGGAGTGTGTGGGCCGCAAGGCGTTAGCGCTCGATCCATCCGCCGCCGAGGACGCGGTCGCCGTCGTAGCAAACAACCGCTTGGCCCGGCGCGATGCCGCCCAGCGGTTCGTCGAGCGCGATTGACAGCCGGCCCTCCGGCAGCGGTTCGATCACCGCAGGCGCCGGCCGGCTCGTATAGCGAATCTGCACCAAGCATCGCAGCGAGTCGGCCGGCGGATCGACGAGCCAGTTCGACTGCCGGGCCGTGAACGAGTTGCGGGCCAAATCCTCGCGCGAACCGATTACCACCCTCCGTGTATCAGGTTCAAGCCGCACGACGTACCTCGCTTCGCCGAGCGCGACGCGCAGCCCCTTGCGCTGTCCGATCGTGAAGCCTTCGAGGCCATTATGCTGGCCGACGACGGCGCCATCGGTCGTCACGATTTGTCCGCTGCGATCCTCGGTTTCGTCGGTCGCTCGGCGGCGAACGAATTCCGCATGCTCGCCGGCCGCGACGAAGCAAATTTCCTGGCTGTCTTTCTTATCCGCCACGCGCAAACCCAGTTCGTGAGCCATGCCGCGAATTTCGTCTTTCCGGAAATCCCCGACCGGCAACATCATCCGCGGCAGCAGATGCCGCGCCACGCCGAAAAGCACATACGATTGGTCTTTGCCGGCATCCAATCCGCGGCGCAGCGCGAGTCGATCGCCATCGCCAGTGAGCCGGGCATAATGGCCCGTCGCCACGAACTCCGCGCCGACGCTATCGGCATAGTCGAACAATTTGCCGAATTTCAGCCAGTTGTTGCACATCACGCACGGATTCGGCGTCCGGGCGGCTCGATACTCGGCCACGAAATAATCGATGATCCGGCCGAAGGCATCGGAAAAATCCAAGGCGTAAAACGGAATCTCGAACCGATCGGCGACTCGCCGGGCATCGGCCGCATCGGAAGCACTGCAACAGCCCTGCTTGTGCGACGCCCGCGGCGGCAGAATTGCCAGCGGGGGCGGAGAAGCGGCGGCGTCGGCGCTTGCACAGCTTTCCACCGCTTCGCCATGGCGCATGAACAGGCCGACGACATCGTGTCCGGCGCGGCGCAGCAGATGCGCCGCCACGCTGCTATCGACCCCGCCCGACATTGCCAACACGACTCGCGCCACGCGCGGTTCCTCTCGAAAAAACCAGCCGGCCATGCACCATCGAAGTTTAACCCTGCACGCAAGCCGCAACAAGCAACGATGACGGCCGGCGTGCGCCCCGGCGGCACTGCTGGCACCTGTTCTCGGGCGGTTCGGCTTGACGAACTGCGGCAGCATCTTCTACAGTTCGGCCTCGTGTTTTTCGGCCTCACTCCTTTTTCCTACCGGAGCGAATCATGATTCGCAAGGCCCTGCCAGTCGCGATCCGGCAGCTTGTTCTACCGTTCCTTTTCACGTCGGCCATGCTCGTCGCCTCGGCAAGTCGGGCGGGCGCCGATGAGCCGGCTTCCATTCCAACGGATGCGAATCGAATCGTCGGTAAATGGACCTGCCAAACGGAAGGGGACGGGGTTCTGACGGTCAGCCTGACGACCGACGGATTCCTGGGATTCAAATTCACCGGCGGCGAAAAGGACCACGGCTACGGCGCTTACAAACTGCGCGCCCCCGACACGCTTCTCTACACAGCGCACGACGAAACTGGCGCCCAGCATTGGACCTACGGCTTCGATTCCGCCGGCCACTTGAAGCTGACAATGGAGCAAGACGACCCGAAAGACGCCGAACTCTACACGCTCAGCCGCGTCTCGCCGTAAGCCGCGTTCGTCCAGATTCCAGCCGCATCGCGCCTCGACCCGCCGGAACTCGGCCCGGGCCGGGCCATTCGACGATTTCCGCCCCAATCTACCGGAAAAACGGGCCGAACCGCGCCTGCTGCGCTTCCGCCCGACTGGCTCTACCGTCGATTTGACAGCCGTTTTCAGCCGTCTTAGAATAGAGATTCTACGAGCCGCCAGCGGCAGCTTGCCGGGAAGAATCAACGAAAAACCTCCCAAGAATCGACAATCCTTCGACGGCTGGAGATCAGGTGATGAAAAAGGCTGAGATGAAGGTCTACAAAGAGCGGCTGGTGAATCTGCGGGCTCGGCTTCGCGGCGATGTCAACCAGATGGCCGATTCGGCGTTGAAAAAGACCCGCAGCGAGTTGAACGGCGACCTGTCGAGCATGCCCATCCATATGGCCGACATCGGCAGCGACAATTTCGAACAAGAATTCACGCTTAGCCTGATGGAGAACGAAGAGGGAACGCTCGATGCCATCGAAACCGCGCTCGAGCGGATCTCGGCTGGCACGTTTGGCGACTGCGAAGAATGCGGCGCGAAGATTCCCAAGGCCCGGCTCAACGCGATTCCGTATGCCGCGCTGTGCGTGAAGTGTGCTCAGCAGGTGGAACGGAAGTATTGAGCGATTTCCGAAAATCGACTAGGGTGTGAAAGCTCAGGAAACGCGTGTTCCTGGGCTTTACCCGTTTTTGGGCCGCCCCGCCGTGCGCATTTTTTTCAGCCCCAATCAACGCAAGCGCGATGGGCTCTGGCCTCATCCCACCCCCGCTGCGAATAATTCAGCGTGATTAAGCCAAACGCACTTCACGACAGCTCCGCCGCCGCGGTTCCGGCCAGCCGATATGCGGCCTTTTTCTCGATCGTCGTCGTCGGCTGCCTCACCGATCTGGCCACCAAGAGCTGGATCTTCGGACGGCTCGGCATGCCGGGCACGCGTCCGCAATGGGTTATCTGGCGCGGGGTGTTTAGCCTGACCACGAGCTTGAACGAAGGCGCGCTGTTCGGCTTGGGCCAGGGTTGGACACTCGGCTTCGCCGCCCTGTCGATCGTCGCCGCGGTGGCTATCGTCATCTGGCTGTTCGGAGCCCGCGCGGCGAACAATTGGGCCCTGACGATTGCCTTGGCCCTGATCATGGCGGGCATCTTCGGCAACCTCTATGATCGCCTCGGATTGCCCGGCCTGACTTGGAATTTCGAAATGAAGCCCGACAGTATCGGGCAGCCGGTCTATGCGGTGCGCGATTGGCTGCTTTTCACGGTGCCGATCGTTCATCGAGAATGGCCGGTGTTTAATATCGCCGACAGCATGTTAGTTGCCGGCGCCGGGCTGCTGTTCTTGCATCTATGGCTCACGAAGGGCGCCCTTGAGGCGGATGCAAAGCCCGCGGCTGAATCGCGGCCAGAACCCGTGGCGATCGAGCCGACCGGCGCCGGCTAGGCCGGCGCTGAAGAACACGTTTCGGAGTTTGGTTTCGCCTCCCTCGCGAACGCAGTCGTTGCACGCCCGACAACTGGTGGCCAAAATTCCCCGGACGCGCCGCTGGCAAGTAACCGAACGCGATCGCCATGTGCTCGGGCAGGCCAGCGAACTTTACCGCAAAGCGCGGCCCGAACTGGTGGCCGCTTGATCTCCAAACTTCCCCGCATAATCTTCGTATCCTCTCGCTGAATCAGCATCGGCGGCGTATGCTGGATGGCTCGTTTCGTGCCCCCTGTTCGCCGAGCGTTTCATGCCATCGCGTCGCAACATCCTGTTGGTCCAGCTTCCGATTCCGCCGGTCGGGCCCGAGCCGATTCGCGGGAATGTGCCGCTCGCGGCCGGCTATCTGAAGATGTTTGCCGAAGCGCGCGGGCTTGCCGCCAATTATCGGATCGACATCCTGCCGGCCCCAGCCGCCAATACGCTCAGCGACCGTGGGCTGGTGCAGGCAATTCTTGCGGCCGAGCCGTGGATGGTCGGCTTCACGTGCTACCTGTGGAACATCCAGCGAACGCTGTGGATCGCCGAGCGGCTCAAAGAAGCCCGACCCGGTTTGCAGATCGTGGTCGGTGGCCCGGAAATCACGGCCGACAACGATTGGGTACTGCGGCACGAGGCGCTCGACTTCGCGGTGATCGGCGAAGGGGAGCAGACGTTTTGCGATCTATTGCGAGCCACGCGGCCGTCGAGCGGCGGCGGACTTGCGGCGCCGATGCCTGGCCTTTTCGTTCGGCAAAACCAGATCGCGGGCGATCTGTTGTTGCCGCCGCCCCGCCGTCCGCTGGCGAATTTGGACCAGATTTCGTCTCCCTATCTCGCCGGCATTCTCGATGCGGCCGACGAACAGATGCTGCTGTTGGAAACGATCCGCGGTTGCATCTTCAAGTGCAAGTTTTGCTATTATCCAAAGAGCTACGACGGGCTCTATTTTCTTTCGGAAGAAAAGATCGTCGCCAATCTGGAGCATGCCCAGCGGCGCGGGGCGCGCGAAGTGGTGCTCTTGGATCCGACGCTCAATCAACGCCGCGATTTTCCCGCCTTCTTGCGGCTCCTGACGCGATGCAATCCCGATCGGCAGTTCACCTATTTCGGCGAGTTGCGGGCCGAGGGAATCACCGCCGAGGTGGCCCGGCTGCTGCACGAGGCGAATTTCACCGAAGTTGAAATCGGCCTGCAATCGATCGACCCATTGGCAATGGAATTGATGGACCGCAAAAACAATCTCCGGGCTTTCGAGCGCGGAGCCCGGGCGATGCTCGATTTGGGCATCAAGGTAAAAGTCGACCTGATCATCGGCCTGCCTGGCGATACGATCGTTTCCGTCCGCCGCGGGCTCGACTATATCCACTCGACCGGCCTGTATTCCGACGTGCAAGTGTTCAACCTGGCCGTACTGCCCGGCACATCGTTCCGGCAGGAAGCGAACATGTTGGGCTTGGAATATCAAGACCGGCCACCGTATTACGTGCTGAAAACGCCGACGCTCGACTTGCCGCAAATGTTCGAATTGATGGAGGAGGCGCAGGAACTTTTCGAAACGGAATTCGACCCGCTCCCCGAGCCGTCGCTCGAAGATGATTGCACACAAGCCCGAAGCGTAAGCGAGGATGAACCGACACAAGCCCGAAGCGTAAGCGAGGATGAACCGCCACAAACCCGAAGCGTAAGCGAGGATGAACCGACACAAACCCGAAGCGTAAGCGAGGATGAACCGACACAAACCCGAAGCGTAAGCGAGGATGAACCGACACAAACCCGAAGCGTAAGCGAGGACGAACCGCCACAAACCCGAAGCGTAAGCGAGGATGAACCGACACAAGCCCGAAGCGTAAGCGAGGAGGCGCCGCCGCAAGATCCGCAATTGCGCCAAGCATGTCCCAAGCCGCCATCCGCGGCCCCCTCGCTTACGCTTCGGGCTAGTGTGCCGGCTACGGTGAACCGCTCGACAATCGATTTGGACCGATTTCTCGGCGGCGACGCGAGCGCCGCGCTGCCGCCCGCGGCCGAACGCTCGCAAGCGTTTGACTTGCGTCTGCGATCGGACAATTTCGATCGCGATCGCGCGGCGACCGAGGCAATCGTCGCCCAATTGCTGGAGGAGAACCCCTTTACGACGTTGCAACTGATTCTCGAACCAACCGCCGAACCGACGTCCTACCCGCGCCGTCTCAGCCCCGCGACGATCGAATCGCTGCTATCGATTTGCTTCCGCAAACCGACTTATTTAGACCGTTTCTACAGCGTTCTGCCCGGGCGGCCGAAGGGGGCTAAACGCTTGATCGTGGCACTGCCGGCCCGCCAACGTTCCGCGATCGATCTGCGTTGGACCTGCCAAATCGGCGATCTCGCAACCATTGCCTGGCGAGGCGAAACGCCGGCCGAGCATCCATTGCACGACGTCGAGTGCATCGCGCCCGCGGGCGCCACGGGAACGACATAAGCCGGCCGCCGATTTCGGGAATTGATTTCGTCGGCGATTCGGCGATGTTATGCTGAATGTGGTCGCCGAGCGTATCTCTCAAGTTTGGTTGCGCGCATGGTTCTTCCGCTTCCGCTGACGGCGTTCGAAGAATACATGCTGGCCGACGATCGGCCGCAATGGCCGATGACGTTTTTTCTGCGGCTCGATCTACGCGGACCGTACGATCCGTCGAAGCTTTGCAGTGCGATCGATTCCGCGCTCGCGCGGCATCCGCTGTTGGCAAGCCGGCTGGCCGACGATGGCCGAAGCGGACATCAGTGGGTCGCGACCTCGGAAAGATCGCCGCAGGTAAGCTATTGCGACGGCGAGGGCGCGATTGATTTTCCGGCGGGGCGACGGATCGATCTGCGGCGCGAATCCGGCGTGCGGTGCTGGGTGCGGACGGTAGGGGCGGATCGGTGGACGCTGTGGCTGCAATTCCATCATGCATGTTGCGATGGGCTCGGGGCCCTGCAGTTCGTCGGCGATCTGTTGGCGGCCTATCGGAGCTGCGGTCCAGGGGCGCCGGCCGTCGACCTGCGCCCGCTTCTCGATCCCGAACGTTTGCGGCGGCGCGGCTCATTCGGGCTGACGCTGCTTCGCCAATTATTGCGAACGCCCCAAGAGTTTCTCGGACTGCTCGGAGCGCTCGAGTTTTTTTCGCATCGCCCACCGAGTCTCACTCCCGAGACGGCGGCGCCAAGCGACAATTCTTCTGCCGATGAATTTCCACGATGGATCCATCATCGTTTCACCCCGCAGCAATCCGCGCGATTGCGGCAATCCGCCCAAGCGCAGCACGTTTCGCTGAACGATCTTCTGCTCGCCGAGTTATTCCTGGCAACCGACGCATGGCTCTCCTCGCGGCGGCCCGACACCCAGCGCAAATTTTTGCGAATCATGGTGCCGATGAATTTGCGGTTGGCGGGCGATCGGCAAACGCCGGCCGCGAATCTCGTGAGCATGGTCAACTTGGATCGCCGCCCGGCACGCTACGCAAGCCGCCGCCGCTTGCTGAAGAGCCTGTCGCTGGAAATGAGCATTATCAAGCGATGCCGCTTGGGGATCACGATGCACCATGTGGTGCGGCTCGCGCGGCGGTTCAAAAAACTGGCGTGGCTTCTGCCCGCCGATCGTTGTGTCTGCACGTGTGTGCTAAGCAATCTGGGAAATGCGAGCGAAATACTCGGGCCGAGGACGGAAAGTGATTCTTCCCCGGCGGACGGGCTCGAACTCGTCTCGTTCGACTTCATGCCGCCAATCCGGCCATTGACGGCAGCCGCCCTCGGTGTTGCAACCTATCGCGGTTGCACGACGATTACGTTGCATCACGACGCGAGCATGTCGGCCGAATCGGCGCGCGAGCTGCTCGATAATTTCGTCGTCCGGCTGCAACAAGCTTGCGCAGAACCCATCGCAATCCCGCCGCGCGAGCTCGCGGTCAGCGGCAAAATTTAGCGGGACGCCGGCCGCTCGCGATGCCGCACCGGCTCGCGTGCGCGGTTGGGCGAAAATGCCGAATGACAACTGCCGTCCAGACGGTATATTCATTGCTGTCTGAAAGTGCCTTTCATCGTCGGCACGTTGCAGCGCCACAAACCCACCGACGCCATTCGGGCTGGTCAGTCAACGATTCAATCGGGCTGCTCGGTCCCGGGGCTTGCCTTTTGTTCAACTTCCGCCTCAGTTTCGATAGTCCCGGCTACCTATTCGGCCGGGTGCCCGATGCCGCCGTCAAACATCTGATCATCATCAGCGACGTCGATCCCGGCCCACCCACGAACGGCACGATGACCGCATTGAAAAACATGAAGGTGACGATTTCGACGGTCGCCATCGGAGCGCACGACATCGCCGGCAGCCAAACGCTTTCCGCCGTGTCGCAAGCCACCGGCGGAAAATACTACGTCGTGCAGCCCAACCAAACGGCCAAAATGTTGCCGCGCATTTACCAGCGCGAAGCCCGCAGCATTTCGCGGCCGTTGGTGTTCGAACACGAGGCCGGCTTTCGGCCGCACGTGAAATTCCCGCACGAGATGATTAAAGGCGTCGGGTTGGATTTTCCGCCGCTCACCGGATACGTGCTCACCACGGTGAAAGACAGTCCGCTAGTGGAAGTGGCGCTCGCGAATCCGCTGCCGGAAGGCGAGAAATACAACACGCTGCTGGCCAGTTGGACCTATGGGTTGGGCAAGGCCGTGGTCTGGACAAGCGATGCCGGCCGCCGCTGGGCTAGCGCCTAGACGCATTGGGAAAACTTCGACAAGCTGTTCAGCCAAATCGTGCGCTGGTCGATGCGTCGTGCCGGAAGAATCTCCCGAGAGCTACACGAGCCGGCTGTTGAGAGCCAAGAAGCAGGTGCGCGATCAACAGAAGAAGGATAAAGGCGGCGAGCCGCCGATGAAGAACAAGTAGTGCGCCGCTGGCCCTGTGATTCTGCAAGCGGGGTCGCTATTTCAGGCGCACCGACGGCAGACGCTTGAGGCGATTGTTTCGCGGATCGACCTCGATGCCGACCGATTCCAGCGCCGTGACGCCGAGGATCGGCTCCGCGTCGTCCGGCCCGAAAATCACCGTCGTTCCCACCACGTCGCCCATGAATTCGATGCGCGCCACGGCGACCTCAAGCGAGATTTCGCGGCCATCGGCCAATTCGTAAGATCGTTTTCCTTCCGGCTGAATGCCGATCTCGCGAAGATGCTTGGCGGGAACCATGCAATCGACCGCCCCGGCGTCGACAAGGAACAATCCTTCCCAGCGGCGCGATGGATCGCCTGGGTTGCTGACGGCGACGGTGACTTGCGTTATTCCCATAGGTTCAGTCTACATCGCGGAGATGCTGTTGGAGAGTGCCGCGTGCCACTGGCTCCGGCGCGCGTGCCACTGGCTCCGGCGCGCGTGCCACTGCCTCCGGCGCGCGTGCCACTGCCTCCGCTTGGGTCCGCTAGTGCGCGACACGCTCGGCTGGCTGGCAGTCTCAAAAGCCGAAGCGGCGAGTGGCGTCGCCTTTCAGGAAGAAATCGGCGAACGAATCTTGGTAGCGCTTCTTGGCGAATTGGAAGATGTAGTCGTAGAGCGGCCGAAAGCCGTCGGGCGATTCACGAGAGAGGTCGAACACGGGCCCCTCTTCGCATTGCACGATGTATTTATGCCCCAGCTTTTTCAGCTTGATGTCGAAGCCGACGGTGTGAAACGGCAATTGGCCCGATTCTTCGAACAAGTCCATCGAGATGCCGAAGTGCCAAAAGGTGTCGTCAGCCAGATGCATCGCGGCCAGCGGCGAATCGACCTTTCGGCCGGCCCATGATCCATGCTTGCAATACAGCGAGATGTAGCCGTCGGGCGCGCCGAGATACTCGCGCAAACCGGCCACCAGCGCTCCGACCACGACCATGCACTCTTTGCGATAATCGTCGTACTGCCGCTTCACATCGCCATAAGCGGCGCAGAGTTCGTTGAATTTTGTCATAAGAGAATTTATCGCGGATGGCGCGCGAAACCGCAAGCGGGCCGGCACCTTCGTTTTTTGGTCGTCGCAATTGCGGCGTGAGACGCATGCCCGAGTGCCCCCCAAAAACTTGCCCAGATCTGAACGGTCGGCTAGGATCGCGGAATCCGACTCTCGAAAGACCAAACGGAATATCCCATGCGATTGATCAGCTACTTATCCGACGGAGGCGAACGCATCGCCGCACTCCGCGACGGCCGGTATGTCGATCTGAATCAGGCCGACCCGGCGCTGCCGACCTCGATGGTCGAGCTGCTGGCGCAGGGAGCGGAAATGTTGCTCCGAGCGGAAGCCGTCTTAGGGAGCGCCGAGCCATTGCCGGCCGAAAGCGTGCGGCTGCTGGCCCCCGTGCCGCGGCCGCCGAAGATTTTCGGCGTCGGGTTGAATTATGCCGACCACGCCCGCGAAACCGGCAAGGAGCCGCCGAGCGAGCCGGTCATCTTCAGCAAACTCCCAGGCACGGTGGCGGCCCATGGGCAGGCGATCGTGCTGCCGGCGCTGAGCGCGAAAGTGGATTATGAAGCCGAGCTGGTCGTCGTGATCGGCCGCGGCGGACGGCATATTCCGCGCGATACAGCGATGGAGCACGTGGCCGGTTATTGCTGTGGCCACGACGTTTCGGCGCGGGATTGGCAGCACCAAAAACCGGGGGGGCAATGGTTGTTGGGCAAATCGTTCGACACGTTCGGCCCGTTCGGCCCGGAGCTTGTTACGGCCGACGAGATTCCCGACCCCGGCGATCTACGCATCCAATTGCGGCTCAATGGCCAGACGATGCAAGATTCGTCGACGCGGCAGTTGATTTTTTCCGTGGCGGAGTTGATCGCGTATCTCTCGGGCGTTTGCACGTTGGAGCCGGGCGACGTTATCTTCACCGGCACGCCGCCGGGCGTCGGCGCGGCCCGCAAGCCGCCGGTTTATCTACAGCCGGGCGACGTGGTGGAAATCGAAATCGAGCGGATCGGGCTGCTGCGAAATCCGGTCGTTGCGGAACCGGCGGCATGAGCCGAAACTGATGCCGAAATGAATCCAGGCCAGACGTTGTCTC encodes the following:
- the mnmA gene encoding tRNA 2-thiouridine(34) synthase MnmA, which codes for MARVVLAMSGGVDSSVAAHLLRRAGHDVVGLFMRHGEAVESCASADAAASPPPLAILPPRASHKQGCCSASDAADARRVADRFEIPFYALDFSDAFGRIIDYFVAEYRAARTPNPCVMCNNWLKFGKLFDYADSVGAEFVATGHYARLTGDGDRLALRRGLDAGKDQSYVLFGVARHLLPRMMLPVGDFRKDEIRGMAHELGLRVADKKDSQEICFVAAGEHAEFVRRRATDETEDRSGQIVTTDGAVVGQHNGLEGFTIGQRKGLRVALGEARYVVRLEPDTRRVVIGSREDLARNSFTARQSNWLVDPPADSLRCLVQIRYTSRPAPAVIEPLPEGRLSIALDEPLGGIAPGQAVVCYDGDRVLGGGWIER
- a CDS encoding TraR/DksA family transcriptional regulator, which codes for MKKAEMKVYKERLVNLRARLRGDVNQMADSALKKTRSELNGDLSSMPIHMADIGSDNFEQEFTLSLMENEEGTLDAIETALERISAGTFGDCEECGAKIPKARLNAIPYAALCVKCAQQVERKY
- a CDS encoding signal peptidase II, with translation MIKPNALHDSSAAAVPASRYAAFFSIVVVGCLTDLATKSWIFGRLGMPGTRPQWVIWRGVFSLTTSLNEGALFGLGQGWTLGFAALSIVAAVAIVIWLFGARAANNWALTIALALIMAGIFGNLYDRLGLPGLTWNFEMKPDSIGQPVYAVRDWLLFTVPIVHREWPVFNIADSMLVAGAGLLFLHLWLTKGALEADAKPAAESRPEPVAIEPTGAG
- a CDS encoding radical SAM protein; the encoded protein is MPSRRNILLVQLPIPPVGPEPIRGNVPLAAGYLKMFAEARGLAANYRIDILPAPAANTLSDRGLVQAILAAEPWMVGFTCYLWNIQRTLWIAERLKEARPGLQIVVGGPEITADNDWVLRHEALDFAVIGEGEQTFCDLLRATRPSSGGGLAAPMPGLFVRQNQIAGDLLLPPPRRPLANLDQISSPYLAGILDAADEQMLLLETIRGCIFKCKFCYYPKSYDGLYFLSEEKIVANLEHAQRRGAREVVLLDPTLNQRRDFPAFLRLLTRCNPDRQFTYFGELRAEGITAEVARLLHEANFTEVEIGLQSIDPLAMELMDRKNNLRAFERGARAMLDLGIKVKVDLIIGLPGDTIVSVRRGLDYIHSTGLYSDVQVFNLAVLPGTSFRQEANMLGLEYQDRPPYYVLKTPTLDLPQMFELMEEAQELFETEFDPLPEPSLEDDCTQARSVSEDEPTQARSVSEDEPPQTRSVSEDEPTQTRSVSEDEPTQTRSVSEDEPTQTRSVSEDEPPQTRSVSEDEPTQARSVSEEAPPQDPQLRQACPKPPSAAPSLTLRASVPATVNRSTIDLDRFLGGDASAALPPAAERSQAFDLRLRSDNFDRDRAATEAIVAQLLEENPFTTLQLILEPTAEPTSYPRRLSPATIESLLSICFRKPTYLDRFYSVLPGRPKGAKRLIVALPARQRSAIDLRWTCQIGDLATIAWRGETPAEHPLHDVECIAPAGATGTT
- a CDS encoding clan AA aspartic protease, whose protein sequence is MGITQVTVAVSNPGDPSRRWEGLFLVDAGAVDCMVPAKHLREIGIQPEGKRSYELADGREISLEVAVARIEFMGDVVGTTVIFGPDDAEPILGVTALESVGIEVDPRNNRLKRLPSVRLK
- a CDS encoding fumarylacetoacetate hydrolase family protein, giving the protein MRLISYLSDGGERIAALRDGRYVDLNQADPALPTSMVELLAQGAEMLLRAEAVLGSAEPLPAESVRLLAPVPRPPKIFGVGLNYADHARETGKEPPSEPVIFSKLPGTVAAHGQAIVLPALSAKVDYEAELVVVIGRGGRHIPRDTAMEHVAGYCCGHDVSARDWQHQKPGGQWLLGKSFDTFGPFGPELVTADEIPDPGDLRIQLRLNGQTMQDSSTRQLIFSVAELIAYLSGVCTLEPGDVIFTGTPPGVGAARKPPVYLQPGDVVEIEIERIGLLRNPVVAEPAA